TTTTCCAGCTTTCTTGCCATAAACAAAGAGAAAAACATAGCTGTTATTGTCTTATCCAATACTGCTACCACCCATAGCGGAGTTGTAGATGATATTGGCGGGTCAATATTAAAATGTCTACTGGGTATACCTTATGAAACCCCTAAGTGGCCGATAGAGGCAGATATAAAAGATGATAACATAGATAAATACACAGGTGATTATGAACTCATTTCATCAAAGGATGTTCAGGGCAAACCTGAAGATGCAGATAAGATAGTATTCAATGTAAAAAGAAAGGGAAACAGGCTTGTAATCCATACAGATAAAAAGGTAAAAATCTCCTTATATCCCCAATCAGAGAACGTATTTTTTGCCAAGATAGTGCCTATGACTGTTACGTTTTCAGAAGATACAAAGGAAAAGACTATATTGATGAATATAAGCTCACATGGTGAAGAATCAGCATGGAGGCGCATCTCTCCTGGCAGAGAGATAAAAAGATAAAAAACTCATTCTATTTTTTTGTGTCATATACTGCCTCATCAGGCTTTTCAAATATCCTGTAACAATCATAACACTTCCATTTTTTCTTGACCTCCCCACATGCCTTATCGTCTAATTCTCCTTGGGTCTTGTTCTTTTCTTCCTCAAGGGGAAGTTCTTTGATGCTCAGAGATTTACACGTGGGACACCTTGGGCCTTTCTTCATAATGCCTCCATTTAAAAGATTAATAAAAAATCTCCACGAGCAGGTTTCTTTTCACTTACATCAAAAATCTTCCCTATATTTTTCAAAAACCAAAGTATAAATCCATCATTTTCATAACCATACTTTTTGAAGATCTCTTCTTTTTCTTTCCCATTTATTATAAAAAGTTCATAACAATTTATCCATTATGATGCCCTTAAAAAGCGCCTTTTTTGTCTTTCCATGGTATTAATGTTTTTAAAATTATAACATACCGGGGTTAAAGAGTGAATTTGGTTGCCTTTATTTATCAAAAAAATCAACCTCTTCATTCTGAGTATGTCTCCAGAAATAAAATTCTATCTCTCTTGATTCTGGATATCCCCTGTTTTCCACTTAACCGGTAAGATAATCTTTTATCTCTGTAGTGGATGGTGAAGAGTGGTCAGGAAAAAACAGTTTAAAAGTTATATTGATATAACCTGTCAATGATGTTATCTAATAGATCATATCTTGAGGGGTGAGATATTATGAGTAGCGCCTATGATTATGACCTCATTGTAATAGGTGGCGGCATTGCAGGGATGGTATCTGCTGTCACAGCGAGAGGCATAGGTAAAAAGGTTGCTGTTATAGAAAAATCAAAAATAGGTGGAAATTGCACAAATACCACCTGTATACCCAGTAAGGCACTTATAACACTGGCTCATATAAACCAAGAGATAAAAAAACTGATAGATCATCACATCATAGAAGACACCCATATTAAGCTCAATACCTCAAATATCATGCCACATATTAGGGGAATAATAGAAAGGGCATATGAAAAGGACCGTCCCGAGACATTTAAAGAAATCGGCATAGATTTAATCAGCGGGCAGGCAAATTTTATTGATAATCATCGTGTAGACGTAAATGGTAAAACTATCTCTGCGTTAAAATTTATAATCGCTTCAGGCACAATCCCTTTTATTCCCCCTGTAGAAGGACTAAAGGATATAGATTATCTCACCAACGAAACTCTTTACCAGTTAGATGACCTCCCTGATTCATTGATAATCTTAGGTGGTGGAGTAGATGGCCTCGAATATGCTTATGCCTTTGGATTACTTGGGGTTAAGACAACGGTGGTGGAGATGTCCTCACGTCTTCTCCCTATGGTGGATTTAGAATTGGTAAACCATCTCCTCTCTGCTTCGAAGAATGAAGGTATTAGAATTTTATCCGGGGCAAAGGCTGTCCGCTTTTTCAAAAGAGAGGAAAGGATTGCCCTTCTTATAGAGCATACAAGGGATGGGCGCTCAGAGGAGATAGAAGCAGATAGAGTTATTGTAACTGTGGGTAGAAAGCCTGACTTAGAAGGCTTGAATCTTGAAAAGGCCGGTGTAGAATATAATCCCAGAGGCATTACAGTAGACAGCAAACTAAGAACCACATCCCCTAATATCTATGCCTGCGGTGATATAGCAGGACCATATCAGCTTGCCTCCACTGCAGAGGCACAGGCAATTATTGCTGCCACCAATGCATTCTTACCTGTTAAAAGAGATGTTGACTATAAAAATAATGTATATGTAATCTTCACAAACCCACCCATTGCCTATCTCGGTCTTACTGAAGAACAGGCATATGAAAAATACAGTGACAAATTGAGGATTTATAGATTCGATTATAAAAATATGCGACGTTCCATAATAGATATGAAAGATATGGGTATTGCCAAGGTCATATGTGACAACAAAGGATATATAGTAGGTGCCCACATACTGGGCGAGGCAGGTCCCGAGGCCATCCATGAGATTCAGGTCTTAAAGGCGATGAATATGCCTCTTTACAAACTCAACGAAACCACCCATGCATATCCAACATACAGTCAGGCACTCATTGGGAGGGCTGGACAGCTTGCATTCCTCGATTATATGAAAGACCACCCATTAGTCAAGATAGGGCTGGGCATACTACCGGGTTTTAGTAATAAACTAAATCTTGCCAAAGAAAGGCTGGCAGAATCAGGGCCGTCTGAGCCATCTGTAAAGACCTTAGATTATAAAGATGCCTTTGAAGAATACAACAAGACACATAAAAAAGAAGAGATTAAAATTGAACAGATAGAGCCTTGGGGCTCAAAGATATGTTTTATAAAAACCCAAGAAGGTGAGGATTCTTTAAAGGTGGGTTTAAAAGGCTATCTCCATGGACTTTGTGAAAAGACCCTCTATTTTATATCCATGGATGCCATAAAAAGCTCTAAAAGGATTGAAATTGATCTATCTGAACTTGAAAAAATGGATATGGACGGTGCAGGTATTATCATAAAGTGTATCTTTCTCTTATCTGAAAAGAACCTTACCATGGTGATAACAGGTTTAGATGAAAAACTGACAGGGCTTTTCCATCTTTTAAGAATAGATGAGATAGCCAATTTAGATAAAACCCTGCAAAAACATACACAATCTAATAACATACAGAATCACCCCACTTTAGGCTGGGCAGCTCCGATGGAATCACTCTCTTTAAAGAATATCCCTGACCATGTAATGAATATCAATGTAGATGGAAGGAGACCCACAAGCCCTGCTTTAGGTTATGGCCCTTTATGGGAGAAAAGATATCGCCTCAGGATAGAGAATTGCCCTGCCACACCAAAAGAGATTGTTTCCATATGGCGATCTAATTTTTCACAATTATGGCCAAAAGGAAATACAGCAATCACCTCTGATAACAAGCCCATAGCTCCAGGGGTCCCTGCAGTCCTTAACCTAAGCCTTCCAGGTGGGATGACCCTTGCCACAGGTATATATGTTGTCTATTCAGATGAGACATCCTTTGGTTTTTTGACCGTAGAAGGGCATATGCTTTCAGGCTGGATAACCTTCAGTAGTTTCTATGAAGGCAACTCTGTCATCATCCAAGTCCATCCCCTATTTAGGGCAGCAGATCCAATAATGGAATTGGCCCTCAAATTGGGAGGGGCAAAACAGGAGGACCTTTTCTGGCATAGGACATTGAAAAATTTAGCCCGACATATAGGATGCCATGGAACAATTGAACAAATGAACATAGTTGTGGATAAACGATTGCATTGGGATAAAAAAACAGATATATGGAAGAATGCTGCAATCCGATCTTCAATCTATATGCCTTTATATCTCATGAAAAAGATATTCCATCCAAAGAAACAATAAAAATAAAAACCATGCCATCAAAAAAAACATACGATGCAGTTGTTATTGGCTCAGGACCTAATGGCTTATCTGCTGCCATTACACTCATCCATAGATTCAAATCTGTTGTTATTATAGAAGGAAAATCCACAATTGGTGGAGGTCTCAGGTCTGCACAACTCACCCTTCCCGGGTTTGTCCATGATATATGCTCTACTGTCCATCCCCTCGCCATATCATCACCCTTTTTTGATAAATTACCCCTTGAAAAATATGGAATTGAGTGGATTCAACCAGATATATTGGTAGCCCATCCCTTCTATGATGGCACGTGTCTTTTTTTACACCGTTCTATTGAATACACCTGCGAGGCAATGGGTGAAGATGCTATGGCATATAAAAGGCTGATTTCACCCTTTATTAAAGATTATAAAAGGCTTTTACAGGATATACTCAAACCCATCCACATCCCTGAATACCCTTTTTTGACTTTTAGATTCGGCATAAAGGCCATGAAATCTGCCAGGACTATTGCATATAAATTATTTAAGCATGAAAAGACACAGGCACTTTTTGCTGGTCTTGCAGGCCATGCCATGATACCACTTGAAAAACCCTTTACATCGTCCTTTGGAATTGTATTGGCAGTCCTTGCCCATACAGTAGGCTGGCCTGTTATAAAAGGCGGCTCACAGAAACTCGCTGATACACTTCTAAATTATTTCACTGATAAGGGCGGTGAGGTTTTAGTGAATTATCCTGTTGCCTCCATGAAAGAACTGCCCGAGGCGTCATATTATTTTTTCGATGTAACGCCGAGACAATTATTGAACATAGAAGGCATTAATCTATCGAAAACATACATGGAAAAACTTAAAAAATTTAGATACGGACCCGGTGTCCAAAAGGTTGATTGGGCTATTAAAAAACCCATTCCCTGGCAATCAAAGATGTGCAGAAAGGCAGGCACAATCCACTTGGGAGCATCTTTTGAAGAGATAGAACGCTCCATAAAATATGCCAATAACGGTATTATCCCCCAACTTCCATATGTCATAGTAGCCCAGCCGAGCCTTTTTGACCCAACAAGGGCGCCGGAAGGGAACCATACAGCTTGGGCATACTGTCATGTGCCAAGTAGCATAGAAGAGGATTCGTCAGAACTTGTAGAAGACAGGATAGAACAGTTTGCCCCTGGATTTAAGGATATTATCATGGCAAGGCATTCCATGAGTCCAAAAAAGATGGAGGAATACAATCCCAATTATGTGGGTGGAGATATAAACGGGGGTATCCAGGATCTTGCCCAGCTATTTTCGAGGCCTGTGTTTTCTTTTTTCCCTTATAGGACTTCACATAAAAACATCTTTATATGCTCATCATCTACCCCTCCAGGAGGAGGTGTCCATGGATTGTGCGGTTATTATGCAGCTAAAAAACTTTCTCCTCTATAATAATCTTCTATCTTTTCTCCAAAGGCATTATATATATTGATTGCCCCCTCAGGGATGTTCATGCCTTTCCGACTGATGAGCGGTATCCGCCTCTGGATATGGGCCGAATAAAAACTTTCTGGTGTGCCTGTTGCTCTGAGAAAATACTATGATTTGCCATCTATGACATTCCTCACAGTCCATGCCTCAAAAAGGTCATCAACTATCTCTACATCGATGCCCTTCTGGGGATATTCAACAACACACCTCTCAGGGGGAAAACCCCTTGATCCTACAGCATGGAAATCTACCTCTACCCCTTTTACTTCGAAAAAGACCTCCTTCCATTCAATGCCTTCGTGGTAACCTACCTCAATCCAAACTCCAAGATAAATGATTTTATATGGTTCTTAACTATGTCCTATATACTCTTCCTTATAATGAAGCAATTTTTCTTTGAAATCTTCAGGTATCCTTTTTGGTCTGCCTTTACTGTTTATGCATACCATAGTAGTCTCTATCTTTGTTGTTAATTTCTCATCCCTGAAAACCTTATGTTCAAGGATGAAATAGACATTTTTCACATCCTTAACAGAAGTCTCTACAGTTATAAGGTCACCGTGTTTTACCATGTCGATTAGCTCAAGATGCACAGTCTTTACGATGATATAAGTATCTATTTTTTCCCAGTCGGGGAGAAAGATTCCTATGGATGCAAGAAATTCAAACCATGATTTTTCTGCAAATTTTAAATAATTTGCAAAATATACTACACCACCAGCATCTGTATCCTGATAATAAATGCGGGTCTTATACATGGGTTCATAAATAACATTTTGAGTGATAATAATCAATCAAGACCTTTATAAAATATGGCGGGTTCTAAAAAATTTTTCATATTTATTAAAATCTAATAGGCGCTTTGTTTAACATTGCAAAATAATTATTTCATGGTTTAAAATTGTTTGGATATTTATGGACATCATTGAGGCATTTGAAAGAGACAAGCCAAAACTCATTGAGGCGAAAAGGAATGACCCTGTAATATTTCTTGATGATTACAATAATAAGGTTGATATAGAGATTGCAGGATTTATTGCTTCTCAGTTTGCCTATGGCAGGATAGAAGTATTTATGAGATTTCTTAAAGACCTGTTTGAAAAGATGGGTAAAAATCCACACAAATTCATAAACATAGGTGATTTTTCATGTCTAACTGGCTTATATTACAGGTTTCAAAAGGACAAAGATATCATCATGCTTTTCTATGTGTTGAAGAAGATTATGGATGAATTTGGAGATCTCGGTAATATGTTAAAAAATTTCTATAATGGTGATATGAGAAAAGCCCTATGGTCTGTAAGAACACATATATTTGGCAAAAGACGAGAGCTTACGTTCTTTTTCCCTGAGCCATCTCCTACAAATCCCATGAAGAGATGGAGCCTATTTTTAAGATGGATGGTAAGAAAAGATGAGATAGATAAAGGTATTTGGGATTTTATAGATAAAAAAGACCTTTTGGTTCCCCTTGATGCCAATATCTTTAAAATAGGGAGGTGTCTTGGGTGGACTAAGGAAAAAATTCCCTCTTATAAGGCTGCCCTCCACATCACAGAGGCATTAAAGCGTCTATCGCCTCATGACCCACTAAAATTTGATTTTTTTCTCTGTCATAGGGTAGGCATTGCAGCAGGATGCAAAGGGACAAAGTCAGAGAATTGTAAAGATAAATGCTTAATCTACAGATAGAGGTTTTAAAATGTTTTTTACAAAAATTATTGACATGAGAGAATCATAAATATATGGTTTAAAGAAAAAGCAAGGAGGTCTTACATGCCAATATATATCATGTTTAGCAAATTAACAAATGAAGGGAGAGAAACCATAAAAAGACATCCTGATAGGATAAAAGAGGTAGATGATGAGATAGAGATGATGGGTGCAAAGGTTCTTGCCCAGTATGCCACGCTGGGTATATATGACTTTGTAAATATCCTTGAGGCACCTAATAATGAGACTATAGCAAAGGTATCTATAGAGATAGGCTCAAGGGGAAGCGTTCAACTTATAACACTTCCCGCCATGCCTATATTTGAATTTATAGAAAAGATTAGTTAAGGGTTACCTTAAACCGTCCTCTTTCTTTGCCTCTTCCTTTTTGAGCCCCCCTACCCTTGCGTGGGGTCTTCCACCATCGGTTATTGCAATTGCAAGAACTAACTCATCTGCTTTTGGGGCATCTTCTATGCAAACGGTCATGGAATCGAAATGGGATCTCACAAATGCTGCATCTTTATAGTGGAGAGGGATATCTATTGTGCAACCCATACCTCCTATCTTTTTTGTGGATGGAATGATCGCTTTACCTCCGCCAACAGCGTTTCTAAGAGGGGTACCAAGCTTTGGATGCAGTAATGCTGCAGCATGTTCAAGCTCACCTTTTTCACCAACTATTACTGCCTTTCCGTAACTCTCTACCTCTCTGTCTTTTCCGAGGGCTTCTACAGCCTTTTCAGAAAGTGTTGTTCCAAATTTTTCACTGAATTCTATAAGTGGAGTTAAATCTTCTACATATAAACCTGCGTAAGGATTTTTTATTACACCAAGAACTGCCACCTTTCTTATAGGTCTATCTGCCTTTTTTTCACCATCTGCAAAGATGTCCTCTACAATGGTTACCATCTTCCTAATCTCCATGCAACACCTCCAATTTTATATATTTTTCACCTGTAATGGTTGTTACCATATTGCCCTTTAGATATAAAAAGGCATCAATAATTATGTTGTTTTTCAATAAATTATATGCATATTTTAAACCATTAGATAATGCATTATTGATTTCATATTGATTTAATTCACCTATTTCTATTGTTACATATTCATCAGGTATATCTGTTAATGGGTCTATCTCGGATGCCCTTTTTCTTTTCACCTTCTCTGAATCGATGTTCGTCATATTGCATATAAAAGTGGCAGCAGCATCTGCTACTGCACCTGTTTCAGCAATTACAGTCCCCATTTCTGCAACACCGAGGCTCAGGCTTCTACCACCTATGCCGCTGGTGGCAATACCAAAATCTGAAAGTTCTTTGACGCTAAATACATAAGGGGTATGGATGTTTTTGTTTATATCACCTATTGCTACCTTTACCATCCTATCTGGATTATTTTTGAATATAGACAGGTCTCCACCATTATTTACAATTATAAAGCCATAACCCTGAGACTTTAAAAACTGTTTTATCTCATCTGAAACAGCGCCGGCAACAGAGGCCATAGGGGTTAGTGTCTCCTCATCCACTATCTTTACTGCCTCTATCATCCTTCTCACTACAGATGGCATGTCCTTAAATCTTTTTAACCTGTAAGCCTTTTGCTTCAAGACAATTAGATTTTCACTTATCTCCTTGAGTATCTCTTTGACGAACTCCTCTATCCTTGCCCTGTCAGGCTCACAGGGTTCATTATACTTCTCCACCTTTACCACAAGACTGGCAGGTCCTATCTCAAGAAACATAATAGACAGACCATTCTCCTGCTTTTTAGGCCTATTTCTTCAATACCTCATCCACCGGTCTTATTGCCTCTATATGTCCACCTATTGCCTTGAAGGTATCAAAGGTCATTGTATATTCTACAGGTAGAATAAACGAAGGAGTAGGCGCAAGGTATATGCTTCCATATTTTATCTTTCCACAATCTACAAGAAAA
The sequence above is drawn from the Syntrophorhabdaceae bacterium genome and encodes:
- a CDS encoding FAD-dependent oxidoreductase; this encodes MSSAYDYDLIVIGGGIAGMVSAVTARGIGKKVAVIEKSKIGGNCTNTTCIPSKALITLAHINQEIKKLIDHHIIEDTHIKLNTSNIMPHIRGIIERAYEKDRPETFKEIGIDLISGQANFIDNHRVDVNGKTISALKFIIASGTIPFIPPVEGLKDIDYLTNETLYQLDDLPDSLIILGGGVDGLEYAYAFGLLGVKTTVVEMSSRLLPMVDLELVNHLLSASKNEGIRILSGAKAVRFFKREERIALLIEHTRDGRSEEIEADRVIVTVGRKPDLEGLNLEKAGVEYNPRGITVDSKLRTTSPNIYACGDIAGPYQLASTAEAQAIIAATNAFLPVKRDVDYKNNVYVIFTNPPIAYLGLTEEQAYEKYSDKLRIYRFDYKNMRRSIIDMKDMGIAKVICDNKGYIVGAHILGEAGPEAIHEIQVLKAMNMPLYKLNETTHAYPTYSQALIGRAGQLAFLDYMKDHPLVKIGLGILPGFSNKLNLAKERLAESGPSEPSVKTLDYKDAFEEYNKTHKKEEIKIEQIEPWGSKICFIKTQEGEDSLKVGLKGYLHGLCEKTLYFISMDAIKSSKRIEIDLSELEKMDMDGAGIIIKCIFLLSEKNLTMVITGLDEKLTGLFHLLRIDEIANLDKTLQKHTQSNNIQNHPTLGWAAPMESLSLKNIPDHVMNINVDGRRPTSPALGYGPLWEKRYRLRIENCPATPKEIVSIWRSNFSQLWPKGNTAITSDNKPIAPGVPAVLNLSLPGGMTLATGIYVVYSDETSFGFLTVEGHMLSGWITFSSFYEGNSVIIQVHPLFRAADPIMELALKLGGAKQEDLFWHRTLKNLARHIGCHGTIEQMNIVVDKRLHWDKKTDIWKNAAIRSSIYMPLYLMKKIFHPKKQ
- a CDS encoding NAD(P)/FAD-dependent oxidoreductase, producing MEECCNPIFNLYAFISHEKDIPSKETIKIKTMPSKKTYDAVVIGSGPNGLSAAITLIHRFKSVVIIEGKSTIGGGLRSAQLTLPGFVHDICSTVHPLAISSPFFDKLPLEKYGIEWIQPDILVAHPFYDGTCLFLHRSIEYTCEAMGEDAMAYKRLISPFIKDYKRLLQDILKPIHIPEYPFLTFRFGIKAMKSARTIAYKLFKHEKTQALFAGLAGHAMIPLEKPFTSSFGIVLAVLAHTVGWPVIKGGSQKLADTLLNYFTDKGGEVLVNYPVASMKELPEASYYFFDVTPRQLLNIEGINLSKTYMEKLKKFRYGPGVQKVDWAIKKPIPWQSKMCRKAGTIHLGASFEEIERSIKYANNGIIPQLPYVIVAQPSLFDPTRAPEGNHTAWAYCHVPSSIEEDSSELVEDRIEQFAPGFKDIIMARHSMSPKKMEEYNPNYVGGDINGGIQDLAQLFSRPVFSFFPYRTSHKNIFICSSSTPPGGGVHGLCGYYAAKKLSPL
- a CDS encoding thioesterase family protein yields the protein MIIITQNVIYEPMYKTRIYYQDTDAGGVVYFANYLKFAEKSWFEFLASIGIFLPDWEKIDTYIIVKTVHLELIDMVKHGDLITVETSVKDVKNVYFILEHKVFRDEKLTTKIETTMVCINSKGRPKRIPEDFKEKLLHYKEEYIGHS
- a CDS encoding TIGR02757 family protein, which produces MDIIEAFERDKPKLIEAKRNDPVIFLDDYNNKVDIEIAGFIASQFAYGRIEVFMRFLKDLFEKMGKNPHKFINIGDFSCLTGLYYRFQKDKDIIMLFYVLKKIMDEFGDLGNMLKNFYNGDMRKALWSVRTHIFGKRRELTFFFPEPSPTNPMKRWSLFLRWMVRKDEIDKGIWDFIDKKDLLVPLDANIFKIGRCLGWTKEKIPSYKAALHITEALKRLSPHDPLKFDFFLCHRVGIAAGCKGTKSENCKDKCLIYR
- a CDS encoding GYD domain-containing protein, whose amino-acid sequence is MPIYIMFSKLTNEGRETIKRHPDRIKEVDDEIEMMGAKVLAQYATLGIYDFVNILEAPNNETIAKVSIEIGSRGSVQLITLPAMPIFEFIEKIS
- a CDS encoding amino acid synthesis family protein, with amino-acid sequence MEIRKMVTIVEDIFADGEKKADRPIRKVAVLGVIKNPYAGLYVEDLTPLIEFSEKFGTTLSEKAVEALGKDREVESYGKAVIVGEKGELEHAAALLHPKLGTPLRNAVGGGKAIIPSTKKIGGMGCTIDIPLHYKDAAFVRSHFDSMTVCIEDAPKADELVLAIAITDGGRPHARVGGLKKEEAKKEDGLR
- a CDS encoding UPF0280 family protein, with amino-acid sequence MFLEIGPASLVVKVEKYNEPCEPDRARIEEFVKEILKEISENLIVLKQKAYRLKRFKDMPSVVRRMIEAVKIVDEETLTPMASVAGAVSDEIKQFLKSQGYGFIIVNNGGDLSIFKNNPDRMVKVAIGDINKNIHTPYVFSVKELSDFGIATSGIGGRSLSLGVAEMGTVIAETGAVADAAATFICNMTNIDSEKVKRKRASEIDPLTDIPDEYVTIEIGELNQYEINNALSNGLKYAYNLLKNNIIIDAFLYLKGNMVTTITGEKYIKLEVLHGD